The following coding sequences lie in one Hyphomonas adhaerens MHS-3 genomic window:
- a CDS encoding enoyl-CoA hydratase-related protein codes for MAYEQVLLEKDGPAAIITLNRPEKLNAFTNQLGRELADAIRACDADDDVRGIIITGAGRHFCAGADISDGADAFDTKSGSGAKNFGTSEPGKRRDGAGFIGAMYACQKPLIAAFNGAAVGVGITMMLPTDIKIASEKAKFGFVFAQRGLPPEAGSAWFLPQLVGLPQALRWCMTGKVFEAQEALEGGLISEIHPPEELLPAAKRIVAEIAQNTAPVSVALVRQLLWRFGPAADPFDLLKVDGQFALTLGSSPDVKEGVTAFLEKRAPNFPGKVSADMPDGYPWW; via the coding sequence ATGGCTTACGAGCAGGTGCTTCTGGAAAAAGATGGCCCTGCGGCCATCATTACCCTCAACCGCCCGGAAAAACTGAACGCGTTCACCAACCAGCTTGGTCGGGAACTTGCGGATGCGATCCGCGCCTGTGATGCAGATGATGACGTTCGCGGCATCATCATCACGGGCGCGGGGCGTCATTTCTGTGCCGGTGCGGACATCTCGGATGGCGCGGACGCCTTCGATACCAAGAGCGGATCAGGCGCGAAGAATTTCGGCACCAGCGAGCCCGGCAAGCGCCGGGACGGGGCCGGCTTCATCGGCGCGATGTATGCGTGCCAGAAGCCGCTGATTGCCGCGTTCAACGGCGCAGCGGTCGGCGTGGGCATCACGATGATGCTGCCCACCGACATCAAGATCGCGTCCGAGAAGGCGAAGTTCGGATTCGTCTTCGCCCAGCGCGGCCTGCCGCCCGAAGCTGGCAGTGCCTGGTTCCTGCCGCAGCTGGTCGGCCTGCCGCAGGCGCTGCGCTGGTGCATGACAGGAAAGGTCTTCGAGGCGCAGGAAGCGCTGGAAGGCGGTCTGATCAGCGAGATCCACCCGCCCGAGGAGTTGCTGCCTGCCGCCAAGCGAATCGTCGCCGAGATCGCGCAGAACACGGCGCCCGTTTCGGTCGCGCTCGTCCGTCAGCTGCTCTGGCGATTCGGACCGGCGGCAGACCCGTTCGATCTGCTGAAAGTCGATGGCCAGTTTGCGCTGACCCTCGGATCGTCCCCGGATGTGAAGGAGGGGGTGACGGCCTTTCTTGAGAAGCGCGCGCCGAATTTCCCCGGAAAGGTCTCAGCCGACATGCCGGACGGGTATCCCTGGTGGTAA